From the genome of Hydrogenovibrio kuenenii DSM 12350:
AAACCGACACCCGTTCAAGCAGAAGTGATTCCCGAGTTTATCTTAAGAAGAGACGTACTGGCTGGGGCAGCTACGGGTACAGGTAAAACCGCTGCCTTTGTTTTGCCTATACTACAAGTTTTATTGGATGAACCTCGTCCAACAAGCCAACCAAGAGCTTTGATTCTCGCACCGACCCGTGAGCTTGCTTTCCAAATTCACAAGGTTGTCAAACAGCTGGGAGATCATTGTAACTTTCGTTCCAATATCGTCACAGGTGGCTTTGCATCTGACAAACAGCTTGAAAACCTAAATGGTCCGCTGGATATTTTGGTTGCCACACCTGGCAGACTGCTCAACATCATGTCAAAAGAATTTATCGACCTGTCTTACATCGACATGGTCGTTATTGACGAAGCTGACCGCATGCTGGACATGGGACAAGGCCCAGATGTTTTAGCACTATTAGAAGCCATCCCAACCGATTTCCAAGCCGCTTGTTTCTCAGCGACGCTGGGCGGTTCGGGTGTCGCACGTTTTGCCGAAGACATACTCGACGACCCAGCCATTATTCAGATTGATGCACCAAACCAACAATCTCAACAAATACAACAAGTGATTTACTTTGCTGATAGCCGAGAGCACAAACGCGCTTTATTAATGAGCCTACTTGAAGATGACAGCTGTAAAAGTGCACTAGTGTTTTGTAATCGAAAAGAACGCGCGATAGAGCTAGAAGCCTGGCTACTAGAGCAAAAAGTTTCTGTTGATTTACTACACGGGGACATGATTCAGGCTAAACGCATGGAAATCACCCGAAAATTCACCCAAGGTAAAACCAAAGTCTTGGTTGCAACCGATGTCGCTGCTCGTGGTTTAGACA
Proteins encoded in this window:
- a CDS encoding DEAD/DEAH box helicase: MTFEELELDPVLLAAIEEQHFNKPTPVQAEVIPEFILRRDVLAGAATGTGKTAAFVLPILQVLLDEPRPTSQPRALILAPTRELAFQIHKVVKQLGDHCNFRSNIVTGGFASDKQLENLNGPLDILVATPGRLLNIMSKEFIDLSYIDMVVIDEADRMLDMGQGPDVLALLEAIPTDFQAACFSATLGGSGVARFAEDILDDPAIIQIDAPNQQSQQIQQVIYFADSREHKRALLMSLLEDDSCKSALVFCNRKERAIELEAWLLEQKVSVDLLHGDMIQAKRMEITRKFTQGKTKVLVATDVAARGLDMLNITHVINYDLPHRGDTYIHRIGRTGRGQNVGIAISLVEIHDLKPLERIQYHMQAKIPVSKIAGLEPQHNTGKAKKAAKKPHKKKIAKKLAKAKKTSKKK